A window of the Acanthochromis polyacanthus isolate Apoly-LR-REF ecotype Palm Island chromosome 10, KAUST_Apoly_ChrSc, whole genome shotgun sequence genome harbors these coding sequences:
- the glod5 gene encoding glyoxalase domain-containing protein 5, with translation MATRAIGSRLWHFKINTFKIVCPQTPELVRLKTSCPVEVSHLDHLVLTVKSVPDTINFYSSVLGMEVITFKGNRKALGFGQQKFNLHQLGQEFEPKAKHPTSGSADLCLITKTPLATVAAHLKVCGVEIEEGPVERSGAVGAITSLYFRDPDHNLIEVSNYNQAAAEGSS, from the exons ATGGCGACCCGGGCGATTGGGAGCCgtttgtggcattttaagatAAACACTTTCAAG ATTGTCTGCCCCCAAACTCCAGAACTCGTCAGACTCAAAACAAGCTGTCCAGTTGAAGTGAGCCATCTTGATCATCTGGTGCTCACAGTGAAAAGTGTGCCAGACACCATCAACTTTTATTCCTCAGTTCTCGGCATGGAGGTGATCACTTTTAAG GGAAACCGTAAAGCTCTGGGTTTTGGGCAGCAGAAGTTTAACCTTCACCAGCTGGGCCAGGAGTTTGAACCAAAAGCCAAGCATCCAACCTCAGGCTCTGCAGACCTCTGCCTCATCACCAAAACCCCTCTGGCTACAGTGGCTGCACATCTGAAG gtCTGTGGAGTCGAGATTGAAGAGGGTCCAGTGGAaagaagtggggctgtgggggCAATCACCTCGCTGTACTTCAGAGATCCAGACCACAATCTCATTGAAGTGTCAAATTATAaccaggcagcagcagagggttCTTCTTGA